One Sesamum indicum cultivar Zhongzhi No. 13 linkage group LG14, S_indicum_v1.0, whole genome shotgun sequence genomic window, CGACCCACAAACCTGAAACAAACGCGACGGCCGAGAGAGCGGTGCAGAGGGACAGACAGACAACAAGAACTAAACAACACTTAATCTGGCTCAAACCCATCATTCTCAGGGgcaatatttcttgatttaatgAGCCAATGAGTATTCTACATGAATTATCACCCCGAGAAATCACTTAAAAAGGCGGAAGAATCTCTCTCCAGAACCCAACTCCTTTGATTTTGCTGGAGATCTGTGTTCCTGTTCTACTTCCGACATTGCCAGGGGAAGAATCTAGCTACCATAATTGGGTAtacaatcaatataaaaagaaaacgtAATAACGTACGCAAGATGGAAAATGGGAGAGAGGCTGAGGGGCAGTGTCTGTGGCACGCGAAAACTGATATTTATGGGGTTGATATTTATGAGTTTCTTTACGCGGAGACTGATATTTATGGCGACCGAATGGTATAATCAAGAGAGAGGAACCAACCAAAACCATTTATGGTTTGCATGAATCCTAAACCGGTAACTCGGCTTATTGATATTagattattcaattaaaaatcgTTTACAACACGGGTGAATTGAAGGATGGATTCATCCATGGTAAAACTTGAGAACACAAACTCGATCGGGTTTGTATTTCTTGGTCCCAAACCCTCTCCAAACATAGAGGGAACCTAATGTAGCTATCGTTGGTGGAGAAGTAAACCCATTGACTCCAAAGAGACAAAGGAAATAGTTCATTTGACTGGAGGGAAGACTTTTCTTCACCCTGGTTTAAGTTGAGACCCTTTCCCATCGCTCTTGAATGTTTCCATCACAAGCTGCAAAAGACGTCGTCAACAAAGGTTTACATAGTGGTTGATTTTCATAACATATATGAACTTGCATTAAGCTTTAACTAGTACAACCTAGTATGTACAATCAacttttgtatatttaataattagtcACATTGTACATGAATATCATTTAGTTGAATCCGGGCaaattcttattaaattaataaataattaaattatccattaattaataaaattacgtgatcacaacataattgatttataaaatttcactGTAATaatctttttgaatttatccttgaattctatttttgaactatatttggTTGGATAGTGTAGGAAATTAGGCCTATACCACTATCATACAAATAGCTCATGTTGTTTGACAAGAATATTTAACCTGATGTCTCAGACGGCCCCTGTAAATGCAAACATCTACAATTGTGTTTACATGGTTTCTTCCTCCCCTGCCAACACAGAATGCGTAGCTATACTCATCTCAACAATTCATTTACATTTACCGGCCTCATTATATGCTACTTACTAGTACAGCGTGGTCACACAACAATCGAGTGGAAACAGGGAGGGAGCATTTCCTTAAGAGGAAGAAGACTAAGATGTGCATTTGTTAAAACTTTTTCCTATAATGCACATTGTAGAGCTTTTCCTATAATGTACAATCTCAAGTTGTGAAATAAATGTGACTTTTGCAGGTTCCGATACAAATTGTCTTTGTTGGAGGAAAAGGAGAGCCGCGAAAAGTGATCTGTTTGTATTTTGGTGCACTTCTCCCATTGTCATTCACCTCCAACAAGGATTTCTTTCCAACCATGCATTCAACTGTTCCAGAATCTGTGTACCAGTTATAGTCATCCTCACTTAACAGAAGAACCGTCGTCGCTGCAAATGGAAAGTGTAAGCtacttaaataattgattctCAGTGGAAAACCTATGGTATGCAGTGCGCTTAAACATCTTATCAAAGTACAACAGTAAATGAGGgaaatgattaattgttagtTCACTAATCAATTTCTGTAGGAGTCGTGGGTTCTGGGGACAAGGGATGACCCgataataaatttgtacaGATGAGCCAAATGACTTACATGAAATTTGGATTCCCGCATCTTTTCCAGTAACTCAGCAATCTCATGCTGCTTCAGAACTGTAGAATTTAGTGCCTAAAGCATAcgcaaaatgaataaattcgTTTActctaaaatcataaataaagtCAAGCAAGTATGACGGATCATTACCCTTTTCGTCTTATCAAGATCAAACTCAACAGACTTGATTCTGTCCAGAGATCGAGTAAGCAATTGCTCCTTCTCCAACGGAATTTCAACAGGCTTCTTGTTGAGTTCTTCCAACAAAGTCTCCAGTCTCTGGAGACGCTGCACACATGGAAGGACCCTATCCTCTGCAGCAACAGCCGCTGTACCAACAGGCGAGCGTCTATTGTGTTCTGGTTCATTTTCCAGTGCATTGGACGGATAAATGTAGGTCTGCCTCCTCCAATACTCAACACATGCATTCTGGATAAATTCGAGAAGCTTGATCGTAATAGATATTACTGTTCTTGTATACCGGTAACCTCTCTTCACAACTTTCTCTTGGATGGAATCCAACCAATACATAACCAGTGTACCTGATACACAATGTTTTAACCGTAATTTTAGGGGATGATATGAGAAAATGGGGTTACACTGTGGGGAACagtcataatttatttctcgGCTAAGCGACCATGAAATTTTCCAAAGATCGCTGGCAATACAGTTGACAAAATCTTCGCAAaccttttatttaaaaaagggTATACAAGCAAAGGAGATTTAAGCATGGAAGCACCAGCATcactaaaaatgcaattcttcTAGTTACTacgtttgtaataaaaaggaaatggAAGGCACTGCAATAACTTAAAAGTAAGAGGAAAAACAGAAGTGCAGTGATATAGTGCAAGGACATACTTTCGACTCTTGATCTTGCATTGCTACTTGAAGTTTCAAGAACATTGACATTGAAAGACTCATCTTCTGGTCCTTGCTCATTGTCGCTATCTTTATCAGCTGGACTGAAATGATCATCACAACTATAGTAGATACATGGATCTGAAGTTCTGGCCTgcaaacattaaaatatatatcaatcaaatGCATATGTACTGGAACCCTAGTGTCCATGTGTGACCACACACATGTACATATGTTTGTGAGTTTTTACACACGAATGGGGGAGGTTTTTCCGGAGGAACAAGATGCAATATATCACTCAGTCTTCTGTGTATTATGCCCAGTGCAAAATATGTTGTACTTGTTATTGAGAACTAATGACAGTGATTGGCATGTTATCAGACTTACTTCTTCATGCACTGGGGTAAGTCGTGAAATGAGTGTGCTATTTCTTTCAGTAGGAGAGCAAGGATCATCATCAGATCCTGATTCAATAGCAGATGTACCACTGCATCTTCCCTGATATTTGATACACTAAAAAAGGTTACAAACATTCTATTAATGAACTAAATACTACTTTATGCATTAACTACCTTCAGTGGCtgaatttgaatatatgaGTCAAAATTCTGCTGATCACTGGCTGGTTTGCTGATTTGCCTCACAAAAGTTGATTCTGCATTATAGACAAGCTGCAACCAAACAGATACTTTAGAATAGCACAAAATGATGTTAGTTCCAGGAAGTACATGAACCATCTATTTATGTACCTTCATGATTTCAGGATCATTCCATGGACCCTTATTAGACCTCAGGCAACCTCCCTCAACATTACATGTGCATGATCCACCCAAAAAGTCAGGCAATTGACTGGGGATAAACAACAAAAGTTGGATGAacttttcatatgaaaattttattttagataacaATAAGTCTCAAGCAAACCTTGGATCAACGACTTCCTGTAGCTTACCCAAAGATTTAGGATCCAAAACCTGTAGTACAGACCAAATATGTGTAATCCAACGAAGCTGCAGTAAATGGAAAAAACAGGGCAAGGGATGGAATAAAAGCAATGCATATACATTACATGGATTTTTGCAATAGTTTTTGGATCCAAAAACTTCTGTGCAGCAGGCCATAGCAACTTCTTGAAGCCAGGTCCAGCATTAACAACATACATTCGATGGAGTGTCtggataaaatttgaacatttggagaaaaattatcacttatgAGTTCTGGAGTATGTTGGTGTCCATGTTTTGGAAGAAAAGGATTGACTACAGAATAATGAGAAGTACCTCAGGATAGTAACTATTATCAATCTTTGCCAGGGCTGACAATAGACTAGCAGCAGTTGTCGTGAAATTTTTGATCCCCTGCAATCACCATTTATGACGGCATTTTGTACAACATTATAATCTTATCTCAGTGTGAGTCAACATACATGAGAAGAAAACTTATTAAAACAATCTAGACCCTGGCACTCAATCGaatgaaaaaattcttaaCCTAATGATAAATAGATCCTCATACTATATAAGACTAGAATTTGGAGCACCTATGGTCCCATAAGTCAATTAGTACAAAAACTGGATGGAATATTCCATTTTCCTTGCAaaggtaataaaaattattcatagaTTTGTTAAAACAGAAGCAGCATTAA contains:
- the LOC105176551 gene encoding phosphatidylinositol/phosphatidylcholine transfer protein SFH13, with the protein product MSGLEGVEVNDETRERKSDYENSEDERRRSKIGSLKKKALNASNKFTHSLKRRGKRKVDFRVPSFSIEDIHDPREESAVCDLRQKLLDRDLLPVRHDDYHTLLRFLKARDFDIDQTIQMWEEMLNWRMEYGTDTILEDFVFEELEEVLQYYPQGYHGVDREGRPVYIERLGKAHPSKLVRITSIERYVKYHVQEFEKAIYEKFPACSIAAKKRICSTTTILDVQGLGIKNFTTTAASLLSALAKIDNSYYPETLHRMYVVNAGPGFKKLLWPAAQKFLDPKTIAKIHVLDPKSLGKLQEVVDPSQLPDFLGGSCTCNVEGGCLRSNKGPWNDPEIMKLVYNAESTFVRQISKPASDQQNFDSYIQIQPLKGRCSGTSAIESGSDDDPCSPTERNSTLISRLTPVHEEARTSDPCIYYSCDDHFSPADKDSDNEQGPEDESFNVNVLETSSSNARSRVESTLVMYWLDSIQEKVVKRGYRYTRTVISITIKLLEFIQNACVEYWRRQTYIYPSNALENEPEHNRRSPVGTAAVAAEDRVLPCVQRLQRLETLLEELNKKPVEIPLEKEQLLTRSLDRIKSVEFDLDKTKRALNSTVLKQHEIAELLEKMRESKFHRRRFFC